ATCTTGaatacttcttcttggagtcTTGATCAACAATCCGTCTATACTGAGAAAGTATCCTTCTTGCATAAAATAAGCAACTTTAACACCATCGACCTTCTCAGTTATGACATTAGTGGACTTAGTATATAAATTCATTTTTGCGTTGGGCAGAATTCTCCCGTATGCTGCTTGTTTGAGAAGACTGTCAGCTATTGTCAGCTGCTCACCTAACTCCTTGGCACCCATCATAGCATGATGGCTCTCTACATGAAACAGTACTAAGCTTGGAACATAAGTCCCTTCCACAGAATTGGAGGTCATGGGTGATAATTTTGGAAAATTAGTATGACAACAGGTGTTAGTgatggctgcgaaaagGGCATACCAATTGTTTTTGTGTTTGTCATCAAACAATACACAAGAAATAGTTCCAAACAATGAATGTACAATGAGCTCTACATTAGACAATACCACATACACCACCAGAATGCTAatacaacttgaactacATTTATTTCAAACATGGTTCACACTCCAGCATATTCTCAACTACGAGCGCACACAGTGCCAAATCGGGAAGTCGACAAGCTCgtctttttgttttgttttgaaATCGAGCGTTAATAAACAAACGATCCTAAGATACAAATTTTTCCTCTCACCAGAACTAAATCGCTTTAGTATCATATAAATCACATATATACAAATGAGAGAAGTCATCAGTGTCAACGGTATGTTACTAATCACCATTGAATACGTCCAGTGGTTCATTTACCAAACGTAATTGAAAGGCAGACATGGAGATTCCTCCCTTGGTTGCCACGCGTATGAGGTTCGAATGCATATACTAACGTTCTCTTTAGTTGGACAAGCCGGTTGTCAAATTGGTAACGCTTGTTGGGAATTGTATTCACAAGAGCACGGTATCAGACCCGATGGTTATTTACAAGAAGGATTAGACAAGCCAAAAGGAGGTGAAGAAGGATTCTCAACTTTTTTCTCTGAAACTGGATCAGGAAAGTACGTTCCAAGAGCCTTGTACGTTGATTTAGAACCCAACGTGATCGATGAAGTTCGTAATGGTATCTACAGTGATTTATTTCACCCAGAACAATTAATTGCTGGTAAGGAAGATGCTGCCAACAATTATGCCAGAGGTCATTACACCATTGGAAGAGATATTATCGATGATGTTATGGACAGAATTAGAAGAATGGCCGATCAATGTGATGGTTTACAAGGTTTCTTATTCACCCATTCCTTGGGTGGTGGTACTGGATCCGGGTTTGGTTCTTTATTGTTGGAACAATTATcccttgattttggaaagaaATCTAAGTTAGAATTTGCTGTTTACCCAGCTCCTCAAGTTTCCACTTCAGTGGTGGAACCTTATAACACTGTGTTGACTACCCATACCACCTTGGAACATGCTGATTGCACTTTCATGGTTGATAACGAAGCTATTTACGATATGTgcagaagaaacttggaTATTTCCAGGCCAAGCTTCAGctctttgaacaacttaATTGCTCAGGTTGTTTCCTCTGTTACTGCTTCTTTGAGATTCGATGGTTCCTTGAACGTTGATTTGAATGAGTTCCAAACCAATTTGGTACCTTACCCAAGAATCCATTTCCCATTGGTTTCTTATGCTCCAGTTTTCAGTAAGAATAGAGCTAACCATGAATCTAATACTGTTGCTGAAATCACCGCTTCTTGTTTTGAACCAGGTAACCAAATGGTTAAGTGTGACCCAAGACTTGGTAAATACATGGCTAACTGTTTGTTGTACAGAGGTGATGTTGTAACCAGAGATGTTCAGAATGCTGTTTCCCTAGCCAAAAGTAAGAAGTCGGTTCAATTGGTCGACTGGTGTCCTACTGGTTTCAAGATCGGAATCTGTTATGAACCACCAACTGCTATTGTTGGCAGTGAATTGGCCAGTGCTAATAGAGCTGTGTGTATGTTGTCTAACACCACTGCTATTGCTGAAGCTTGGAACAGAATTGACAAGAAATTCGACTTGATGTACTCTAAGAGAGCTTTTGTTCATTGGTatgttggtgaaggaaTGGAAGAAGGTGAATTCAGTGAAGCTAGAGAAGATTTGGCTGCCTTGGAGAGAGATTACGTTGAAGTTGGTACCGACTCTAtgcaagttgaagaagaagaatattAAATGTTATACCCCCTTCCAAAGTGACATGTTTTTTTATTACCATTGAAGGTCACGTTTCTTTGTTTTACGCGTATACATGTATACTTTCTGTTTGTTCTCTTCAATATATTTTAATGTGGGTTTAGTCTAATAAATGTATTTATAAGCACATTGTAAAATCAGAACATTGCAGAACATATATTTCACAATGCGtcaatttttttctgtGGAAATTATCACAACTACTGAAGGGAAAAATGGAAGATAAAAGAGATTTATTGAAACAACCACTTCATGGGATTTATATTCCCATTGCGTTGATGATCGTTGGTACTTTGATGCTCGATGTTTCATACATGCCCTACACCATTGCATTTATTGTCATCATGTGTAGTATCAACTTTTACTCTGCTTGGAGTAGAAGATGTTCTATTGATCCTGTTAAATGGACTGAATTAGAAATGATTGACAGAACTGtcatctccaaaaactCGGCCATCTACAGATTCCAATTGAAGCACCAAGATGAAGTATTGGACATCCCTACCGGACATCATTTGGCTTGTGTTTTCATGGTTGATGGTAAAGATGAAGTTAGATACTATTCCCCAATTTCCAACAAGTATGATGCCGGGTTCTTTGATATTTTGGTGAAGTCTTATCCCAATGGTAAGGTATCATCCAGATTTCCTAACTTACGTGAAGGTCAAACTGTTAAATTTAGAGGACCGGTTGGAAGATTGGAATACAAAACAAACATGGCTAAAGAGATTGGGTTGATTGCAGGAGGTTCCGGAATCACTCCTATCTTACAAGTGATCACTGAGGTGATTACCACTCCCGCtgataccaccaaaatctCCTTGATTTACGCCAAT
The window above is part of the Yamadazyma tenuis chromosome 4, complete sequence genome. Proteins encoded here:
- a CDS encoding cytochrome b5 reductase (EggNog:ENOG503P008; COG:C,H), which translates into the protein MEDKRDLLKQPLHGIYIPIALMIVGTLMLDVSYMPYTIAFIVIMCSINFYSAWSRRCSIDPVKWTELEMIDRTVISKNSAIYRFQLKHQDEVLDIPTGHHLACVFMVDGKDEVRYYSPISNKYDAGFFDILVKSYPNGKVSSRFPNLREGQTVKFRGPVGRLEYKTNMAKEIGLIAGGSGITPILQVITEVITTPADTTKISLIYANNTLNDILLRDEIDELSKNYPNFKVHYTLTEPPANWEGSTGFVSKEMITKYLPKPSEENRLFICGPPEMKKSLIEISQELGWDKTSMKSDPNDQVFCF
- the TUB1 gene encoding alpha-tubulin (EggNog:ENOG503NVD8; COG:Z) encodes the protein MREVISVNVGQAGCQIGNACWELYSQEHGIRPDGYLQEGLDKPKGGEEGFSTFFSETGSGKYVPRALYVDLEPNVIDEVRNGIYSDLFHPEQLIAGKEDAANNYARGHYTIGRDIIDDVMDRIRRMADQCDGLQGFLFTHSLGGGTGSGFGSLLLEQLSLDFGKKSKLEFAVYPAPQVSTSVVEPYNTVLTTHTTLEHADCTFMVDNEAIYDMCRRNLDISRPSFSSLNNLIAQVVSSVTASLRFDGSLNVDLNEFQTNLVPYPRIHFPLVSYAPVFSKNRANHESNTVAEITASCFEPGNQMVKCDPRLGKYMANCLLYRGDVVTRDVQNAVSLAKSKKSVQLVDWCPTGFKIGICYEPPTAIVGSELASANRAVCMLSNTTAIAEAWNRIDKKFDLMYSKRAFVHWYVGEGMEEGEFSEAREDLAALERDYVEVGTDSMQVEEEEY